Proteins encoded by one window of Marixanthomonas sp. SCSIO 43207:
- a CDS encoding WxcM-like domain-containing protein yields MKPTLISGGSYTDKRGTLSFNNDFDVSDVKRIYSISNANMETIRAWQGHKVEQRWFTAVIGVFEIKLIKIDNWEHPSKNLEKYHYTLTSESMDILHIPSGYVSSIQDVEGNSKLLVMADYGLDELNDEFRFDATYFNKK; encoded by the coding sequence ATGAAACCTACACTAATTTCTGGGGGAAGTTACACAGATAAAAGGGGCACGCTATCGTTTAATAATGATTTTGATGTTTCAGATGTAAAGCGTATCTATTCTATTTCAAATGCTAATATGGAAACTATAAGAGCTTGGCAAGGACATAAAGTTGAGCAACGTTGGTTTACAGCAGTAATTGGAGTTTTTGAAATCAAATTAATTAAAATAGATAATTGGGAGCATCCTTCAAAAAATCTTGAAAAATATCATTATACCCTAACTTCAGAAAGTATGGATATTTTACATATACCTTCGGGCTATGTAAGCAGTATTCAAGATGTAGAAGGAAATTCTAAACTATTAGTGATGGCTGATTATGGACTTGATGAACTAAACGATGAATTTCGTTTTGATGCCACGTATTTTAATAAAAAGTAA
- the wecB gene encoding non-hydrolyzing UDP-N-acetylglucosamine 2-epimerase yields MKKVLILFGTRPEAIKMAPLVKEFKKHPNTFETKVCVTAQHREMLDQVLNFFDISPDYDLDLMKPGQNLYSLTGDIISGLKPVLEEFKPNYVFVHGDTTTTMAGSIASFYSGAKVCHIEAGLRTHDKWAPFPEEINRQITGRIADFHFAPTEISKQNLLVENISEENIIVTGNTVIDALLQSVTKVYANPSKLVKELAERLEDKEVVLVTGHRRENHGDGFIRICEALKEIAIQKPQIKIVYPVHLNPQVQKPVNRILKYIDNIILINPLAYQDFIWLMNRAKLIITDSGGVQEEAPSLGKPVLVMRDTTERPEAVDAGTVILVGTKKNLIVKETLGLLNNQERFEKMSQLHNPYGDGKASSKIVQIFM; encoded by the coding sequence ATGAAAAAAGTACTTATCCTTTTCGGCACCAGACCTGAAGCTATTAAAATGGCTCCGCTTGTAAAGGAATTTAAAAAACATCCTAATACTTTTGAAACCAAAGTATGTGTAACAGCGCAACATCGGGAAATGCTTGATCAAGTATTAAATTTTTTTGATATTTCCCCAGATTACGATTTAGACTTAATGAAACCCGGTCAAAATCTATATAGCCTAACAGGAGACATAATTTCAGGATTAAAACCAGTATTAGAAGAGTTTAAACCGAATTATGTTTTTGTTCATGGGGATACCACCACTACTATGGCAGGTAGTATAGCTTCCTTCTATAGTGGAGCAAAGGTTTGCCACATTGAAGCAGGCTTACGAACCCATGATAAATGGGCTCCTTTTCCAGAAGAAATCAATAGACAAATAACGGGCAGAATAGCAGATTTTCATTTTGCTCCTACTGAAATCTCTAAACAGAATTTACTGGTAGAAAATATTTCAGAAGAAAATATTATAGTTACTGGTAATACAGTTATCGATGCTTTATTACAAAGTGTAACAAAAGTTTACGCCAATCCAAGTAAACTAGTTAAAGAATTGGCAGAAAGGCTTGAGGATAAAGAAGTGGTTCTGGTAACAGGACACCGTAGAGAAAATCACGGTGATGGATTTATTCGTATATGTGAAGCCTTGAAAGAAATAGCAATACAAAAGCCACAAATTAAAATAGTCTATCCTGTACATTTAAATCCACAAGTACAAAAGCCTGTCAATCGTATATTGAAATATATTGACAATATAATTTTAATTAATCCTTTAGCCTATCAGGATTTTATTTGGTTAATGAACCGCGCAAAATTAATCATTACAGATAGTGGTGGGGTGCAAGAAGAAGCACCTAGTTTGGGTAAACCTGTTTTAGTAATGCGCGACACTACTGAAAGGCCTGAAGCTGTAGATGCCGGAACAGTGATTCTAGTGGGTACAAAGAAAAATTTAATTGTAAAAGAGACTCTAGGTTTATTAAATAATCAAGAACGCTTTGAAAAGATGAGCCAATTACACAACCCTTATGGTGATGGCAAGGCTTCTAGTAAAATTGTACAAATATTTATGTAA
- a CDS encoding MOP flippase family protein codes for MGLKKQTFSGVKWTTASSLVNALIQLIQLSILTRLLSSEDFGLMAIVMVVIGFSQLFIDMGVSNAIIYKQKITKKELSSLYWLNILIGCLFFLLIFISSPLIADFYHNKRLISLINLVAVTFLIKPWGQQLMVMLHKKMQFKATSKTEIAARLIAFTIVIILAYNEYGVYSLAIGAIIYAFCTTLGYNFFGRKIYRPQFHFNRKEIREYINFGLFQMGDKSLNYFASQLDTVLIGKLLGVEILGVYNVAKDLTSKPYAMINPIITKVTFPLMSKISNNTERLKIIFLNTIQYLSYLNIALYLLIAILAKPIILLLFGVKWLAAIPIVQILAITFIFRSFGNPAGSLLLSRGKANIAFFWNLGIFLFYPFYLYIGSFWHLEGVAIASLLLQISLFLPNWRINVYKFTNISLKEYILAFKNPFILTFLAIIITYPISLIIENNILKVLISTCFFGMIFLTLLIMFERKLIFSLIDLIPEKLTNKLERTKLWKLIQKIN; via the coding sequence ATGGGCTTAAAAAAGCAGACTTTTTCGGGAGTTAAATGGACTACTGCCTCCTCGTTGGTTAATGCATTAATCCAACTTATACAATTATCTATTTTGACGCGATTATTAAGTTCAGAAGATTTTGGGTTAATGGCTATTGTAATGGTTGTTATTGGATTCTCTCAGTTATTTATTGATATGGGCGTCTCAAATGCTATTATTTATAAACAAAAAATTACAAAAAAGGAATTAAGCTCACTATATTGGCTGAATATTCTTATAGGCTGTCTATTTTTCCTTCTAATATTTATATCATCTCCCCTTATTGCAGATTTTTATCACAATAAAAGACTTATTTCCTTAATAAACTTGGTTGCAGTGACTTTTCTTATAAAACCTTGGGGGCAACAACTAATGGTAATGCTTCATAAGAAGATGCAATTTAAAGCGACTTCAAAAACAGAAATTGCAGCTAGGTTAATAGCTTTTACAATTGTTATAATCCTTGCTTATAACGAATACGGAGTTTATTCTTTGGCTATAGGAGCTATAATTTACGCATTTTGTACAACACTCGGATATAATTTTTTTGGAAGAAAAATATACAGACCTCAATTTCACTTTAATAGAAAAGAAATTAGAGAGTATATTAATTTTGGATTATTCCAAATGGGCGACAAATCTTTAAATTATTTCGCCTCACAATTAGATACAGTTTTAATAGGTAAATTATTAGGTGTAGAAATTTTGGGAGTTTATAATGTAGCAAAAGATTTAACAAGTAAACCTTATGCTATGATTAATCCAATAATAACAAAAGTAACTTTCCCGTTAATGTCGAAAATTAGTAACAATACAGAACGGTTGAAGATTATATTTCTTAATACCATACAGTATTTATCTTATTTAAATATTGCGCTGTATTTACTTATTGCAATTTTAGCTAAGCCTATTATACTTCTACTGTTTGGAGTAAAATGGTTAGCAGCCATACCTATAGTACAAATATTAGCGATAACATTTATATTCCGATCTTTTGGTAATCCCGCAGGTAGTCTTCTTTTATCCAGAGGTAAAGCGAACATTGCTTTCTTTTGGAATTTAGGTATATTTCTATTTTACCCTTTTTATTTATATATCGGGAGTTTTTGGCATTTGGAGGGAGTAGCAATTGCATCTCTTCTTCTTCAAATAAGCTTATTTTTACCAAATTGGAGAATAAATGTTTACAAGTTTACTAATATTTCATTAAAGGAATACATTTTAGCATTTAAAAATCCATTTATATTAACTTTTTTAGCAATTATTATAACCTATCCTATAAGTTTAATTATTGAGAATAATATCTTAAAAGTACTTATTAGCACTTGTTTTTTTGGGATGATTTTTTTAACTCTTCTTATAATGTTTGAAAGAAAATTAATATTTAGTTTAATAGATTTAATACCGGAAAAGCTAACAAATAAACTTGAACGAACTAAGCTTTGGAAGCTTATTCAAAAAATAAATTAA
- a CDS encoding glycosyltransferase, with protein MKIFFPLGAFYPSQIGGPCNTLYWHCSALKNNDIEPAIITTMVGIKVNIKANEWLKLNCGDVFYGKKGVTSLKTRKRLSKEISKTDILHLNSLFSPFSIYSFLYCSLFDRNKKIIWSVRGELNKNALKFSTWKKKPLLSLYKSLNRNVVYHSTSSEETKSIQKIFPKNKIVEIPNLIAPSERLNLKNSENLLYVGRIHPIKSLDKIIEALALSETFLKSSSKFFIVGKQEERHNSYKEKLVSLINKLNLQNKIVFKGHLEGVKKEKIYAESFALILASETENFGNVVVESLNQGTPVIASKGTPWKILEDYKAGIHVSNDPKTLSKAIDSLLSLNFKEYQEMRKNSYKLIDEMFKIDLQIHIWIDIYKSLLNEN; from the coding sequence ATGAAAATATTCTTCCCATTAGGTGCTTTTTACCCCTCCCAAATTGGAGGCCCATGTAATACGCTTTATTGGCACTGCTCTGCTTTAAAAAACAATGACATTGAACCTGCTATCATAACAACTATGGTGGGTATAAAAGTTAATATTAAAGCTAATGAATGGTTGAAATTAAATTGTGGCGATGTGTTTTATGGAAAAAAAGGGGTCACCTCTTTAAAAACGAGAAAAAGATTATCAAAAGAAATTTCAAAAACTGACATCCTACATTTAAATAGTTTATTTAGCCCCTTTTCAATTTATAGTTTTCTTTATTGCTCACTTTTTGACAGAAATAAAAAAATAATCTGGTCTGTACGGGGTGAATTAAATAAAAATGCATTAAAGTTTAGCACTTGGAAAAAGAAACCACTCTTGTCCCTGTATAAATCATTAAATAGAAATGTAGTATATCATAGTACTTCTTCCGAGGAGACAAAGAGCATACAAAAAATATTTCCTAAAAATAAAATAGTCGAGATTCCAAATCTTATTGCTCCTTCAGAGAGACTTAATCTAAAAAATAGTGAAAACCTATTATATGTTGGCAGGATACACCCTATAAAAAGCTTAGATAAGATTATTGAAGCTTTAGCCTTAAGTGAAACTTTTTTAAAGTCCAGTTCTAAATTTTTTATTGTTGGAAAACAAGAGGAAAGACATAATAGCTATAAAGAGAAATTGGTGTCTTTAATTAATAAGTTAAATTTGCAAAATAAAATAGTATTTAAAGGACACCTTGAGGGTGTTAAAAAAGAAAAGATTTATGCTGAGTCATTCGCATTAATTTTAGCGAGTGAAACAGAAAATTTTGGAAATGTAGTTGTAGAATCTTTAAATCAGGGAACTCCTGTTATTGCGTCAAAAGGTACACCTTGGAAAATATTAGAGGATTATAAGGCAGGTATCCATGTTTCAAATGACCCAAAGACATTATCAAAAGCTATTGATTCTTTATTATCATTAAATTTTAAAGAATACCAAGAAATGCGTAAAAACAGTTATAAATTAATAGATGAGATGTTTAAAATTGATTTACAAATTCATATATGGATTGACATCTATAAATCTTTATTAAATGAAAATTAA
- a CDS encoding polysaccharide biosynthesis protein, translating into MKIKNKTLLISGGTGSFGNAVLQRFLYTDHFSEIRIFSRDEKKQDDMRTTLKNDKLRFYIGDVRNYDSIERATRNVDYIFHAAALKQVPSCEFFPLEATRTNVLGTQNVIDAAAYNNVKKVICLSTDKAAYPINAMGISKALMEKVAVAASRNNTNTTVCLTRYGNVMASRGSVIPLFLKQIQDKKAITITDPKMTRFLMSLEEAVELVLFAFENGNPGDLFVNKAPAGTIGDLAEALKELANAENEIKIIGTRHGEKLFETLCTREEMLKAEDMGEFYRIPADNRDLNYAQYYSEGEEAISKIEDYNSHNTEQLGVKGMKELLKKLPLIRREIFGEDITQYPN; encoded by the coding sequence ATGAAAATTAAAAACAAAACACTCTTAATTAGCGGTGGCACAGGCTCATTTGGTAATGCCGTATTACAACGTTTTTTATATACAGACCACTTTAGCGAAATTCGTATTTTTTCCCGTGACGAGAAAAAGCAGGATGATATGCGCACTACACTTAAAAATGATAAGCTTCGTTTTTACATTGGTGATGTTCGTAATTATGACAGTATAGAACGCGCGACCCGTAACGTAGATTATATATTTCATGCTGCGGCGCTAAAACAAGTTCCTTCGTGTGAATTTTTTCCATTGGAAGCCACCCGAACCAATGTGTTGGGAACTCAAAACGTAATCGATGCAGCAGCCTACAATAACGTTAAAAAAGTAATTTGTTTAAGTACGGATAAAGCAGCTTATCCAATAAACGCTATGGGGATTTCCAAAGCTTTAATGGAAAAAGTAGCTGTTGCAGCTTCCCGAAATAACACAAATACTACTGTTTGCTTGACCCGCTATGGAAATGTTATGGCCTCAAGAGGCTCTGTAATCCCTTTGTTTTTAAAACAAATACAAGATAAAAAAGCAATAACAATTACTGATCCCAAGATGACTCGTTTTTTAATGTCATTAGAGGAGGCTGTAGAATTGGTATTGTTTGCCTTTGAAAACGGAAATCCAGGTGATCTTTTTGTTAATAAAGCTCCTGCTGGTACTATTGGTGACCTAGCCGAAGCGCTTAAAGAATTGGCCAATGCTGAAAATGAAATAAAAATTATAGGAACCCGCCACGGTGAAAAATTATTTGAAACCTTATGCACCCGGGAAGAAATGCTAAAAGCCGAAGACATGGGCGAATTCTACCGCATTCCGGCTGATAATAGAGATTTAAATTACGCACAGTATTATTCTGAAGGCGAGGAAGCTATTTCAAAAATTGAAGACTATAACTCTCATAACACTGAACAACTTGGAGTAAAAGGAATGAAGGAATTATTGAAAAAATTACCCTTAATCCGTAGAGAGATTTTCGGTGAGGATATCACACAATATCCAAACTAA
- a CDS encoding nucleotide sugar dehydrogenase, whose product MEKIAIIGLGYVGLPLARLFATKYAVVGFDINQARVDELMNGHDSTLEVEDDLLQSVLLTKNPTLSSSEEKGLFCSTNLNDLQDCTHFIITVPTPVDKNNRPVLTPLIKASETVGSVLKKGDIVIYESTVYPGATEEECIPVLEKSSGLTYNTDFYAGYSPERINPGDKEHTVEKILKVTSGSTPEIGKKIDALYASIITAGTHLAPTIKVAEAAKVIENSQRDINIAFVNELAKIFNMMDIDTHAVLEAAGTKWNFLPFKPGLVGGHCIGVDPYYLAQKAQEMGYHPEIILAGRRMNDSMGQYVASEVIKLMLRNDLKIKNAKVLVLGVTFKENCPDVRNTKVVDVIKHLKEYETNVTIYDPWANPEEVQHEYGLQTLKDCPTETYDAIVLTVAHKQFLELDLDKLKNGNTVVYDVKGVLEGKANAKL is encoded by the coding sequence ATGGAAAAAATTGCAATAATTGGATTGGGCTATGTGGGGCTTCCCTTAGCCAGGCTTTTTGCCACAAAATATGCTGTGGTAGGTTTTGATATTAATCAAGCCCGTGTTGATGAACTTATGAATGGGCACGACAGCACCTTAGAAGTTGAAGATGATTTGCTTCAAAGTGTTTTACTCACTAAAAATCCTACCCTTTCTTCTTCTGAAGAAAAAGGACTTTTCTGTTCTACTAATCTTAACGATTTACAAGATTGTACCCATTTTATCATTACCGTACCCACGCCAGTTGATAAAAACAATAGGCCTGTGTTAACTCCTCTTATCAAAGCCAGTGAAACAGTAGGAAGTGTTCTTAAAAAAGGAGATATCGTCATTTATGAATCGACTGTTTATCCCGGTGCTACGGAAGAAGAATGCATCCCGGTGCTCGAAAAATCTTCAGGCTTAACATATAACACAGACTTTTATGCCGGATATTCTCCAGAACGAATTAATCCAGGAGATAAAGAGCATACCGTTGAAAAAATATTAAAAGTTACTTCTGGCTCTACTCCTGAAATAGGAAAAAAGATTGATGCTTTGTATGCCTCAATCATTACTGCCGGAACGCACCTCGCTCCTACTATTAAAGTAGCTGAAGCTGCTAAAGTGATCGAAAACTCACAACGTGATATTAATATTGCTTTTGTGAACGAATTGGCAAAGATTTTCAATATGATGGATATTGACACTCATGCTGTATTGGAAGCGGCCGGAACTAAGTGGAACTTTTTACCTTTTAAACCCGGTTTGGTTGGCGGACACTGTATTGGGGTAGATCCGTATTATTTAGCTCAAAAAGCTCAAGAAATGGGTTACCACCCAGAAATTATACTAGCCGGGCGCCGCATGAATGATAGTATGGGACAGTATGTGGCCAGTGAAGTTATAAAGCTCATGCTTCGTAATGATTTAAAAATAAAAAATGCTAAGGTGTTAGTACTAGGTGTTACCTTTAAAGAGAATTGTCCTGATGTACGAAACACGAAAGTTGTAGACGTAATTAAACATTTAAAGGAATACGAAACCAACGTAACCATTTATGATCCTTGGGCAAATCCTGAAGAAGTACAACACGAATATGGTTTACAAACTTTAAAAGACTGCCCTACAGAAACTTATGATGCAATCGTACTTACCGTTGCGCATAAACAGTTTTTAGAATTAGACTTAGACAAGTTGAAGAACGGGAATACGGTGGTTTATGATGTGAAGGGGGTTTTAGAAGGTAAGGCAAACGCAAAGTTATAA
- a CDS encoding NAD-dependent epimerase/dehydratase family protein, giving the protein MLKIGITGQKGFIGTHLYNTLGLQPDTFERITFERSFFEDNNALDTFVSSCDVVVHLAAMNRHNNPEVIFETNIELVQKLIDSMERTQSTPHVLFSSSSQEERDNLYGKSKKEGRTLFQDWAYKNNAIFTGMVIPNVFGPFGHPYYNSVVATFAHQIAHNETPKIDIDGNLKLIYVGELVSQIIEKIKMKTAEPLCTIKHTAEAKVSELLALLKSYKRIYQEKGEIPTLSTTFELNLFNTFRCYMDIENHFPVPFTQHTDPRGSFVEIIRLGVGGQVSFSTTVPGITRGNHYHTRKIERFAVIKGKALIQLRKIGTDEVFNFYLDGDTPAYVDMPIWYTHNIKNIGDDILYTNFWINEPYNPDDADTYFEEV; this is encoded by the coding sequence ATGTTGAAAATAGGAATTACCGGACAAAAAGGCTTTATAGGAACTCATTTGTACAATACATTAGGACTTCAACCCGATACATTTGAGAGAATTACTTTTGAAAGAAGTTTTTTCGAAGATAATAATGCTTTAGATACATTTGTATCCTCTTGTGATGTCGTTGTGCATTTGGCGGCCATGAACAGACATAATAATCCAGAAGTGATTTTTGAAACCAATATCGAATTGGTTCAAAAATTAATCGATTCTATGGAGCGTACACAAAGTACACCTCATGTTTTATTTTCTTCTTCTTCTCAAGAAGAACGGGATAATTTGTACGGAAAGTCGAAAAAAGAAGGCAGGACGCTTTTTCAAGACTGGGCCTATAAAAATAACGCTATATTTACCGGGATGGTCATCCCTAACGTATTTGGTCCATTTGGACACCCCTATTATAATTCTGTAGTAGCGACTTTTGCCCATCAAATTGCTCATAATGAAACACCAAAAATTGATATAGACGGAAATTTAAAGCTAATTTATGTAGGTGAACTAGTTAGTCAAATTATAGAAAAAATTAAAATGAAAACAGCTGAACCCTTATGCACGATAAAGCATACAGCAGAAGCAAAGGTTTCAGAATTATTAGCCTTGTTGAAGTCTTATAAAAGAATATATCAAGAAAAAGGTGAAATCCCTACCCTATCAACAACTTTTGAATTGAATCTATTTAATACGTTTCGATGCTATATGGATATAGAAAATCACTTTCCTGTTCCATTTACACAGCATACAGACCCCCGCGGAAGTTTTGTAGAAATTATCCGTTTGGGTGTGGGCGGTCAAGTTTCGTTCTCCACAACAGTCCCAGGTATAACACGAGGAAACCATTACCATACCCGAAAAATAGAACGATTTGCAGTCATTAAAGGAAAAGCGCTTATACAACTTCGTAAAATAGGTACTGATGAAGTTTTCAATTTTTATCTCGATGGAGATACCCCTGCATATGTAGATATGCCTATCTGGTACACGCATAATATTAAAAATATTGGTGATGATATTTTATACACAAATTTTTGGATTAACGAACCCTATAATCCAGACGATGCAGACACTTATTTTGAAGAAGTATAA
- a CDS encoding glycosyltransferase, whose product MKVGIVTTWFERGAAYVSKQFEETLAKHHDIFIYARGGEDYAIGDPKWDKENVFWGKRIGSPINSTVIDKTEFIKWIKKNKIQKIIFNEQSWFPPVLWCKDLNITTIAYIDYYTEKTIPLFEAFDYLICNTKRHYNAFKWHTGATYIPWGTNVDLFKPKSEKNCLVDTDNITIFHSAGMNPIRKGTDQLLEALYNANVQNTKLIIHTQVELNEIFPELKSKISKLLINKKLKVITKTITAPGLYKEGDVYIYPARLDGLGLTIAEAISSGLALIVPDNPPMNEFVHFNFGKVIKIDKMFTRSDGYYWPQCEINILHLTKIIEELESSKKEIVDKKKAARIYALENLNWNKNSKSLLMLIAKPIEESKTLNTEVLKKINEFENSGQNKLNRIYLIFYPFSKFLLNILLRKL is encoded by the coding sequence ATGAAAGTAGGAATTGTAACAACTTGGTTTGAACGCGGAGCAGCTTATGTCTCTAAACAATTTGAAGAAACGCTGGCTAAACATCATGATATTTTTATCTATGCACGAGGCGGAGAAGATTATGCTATCGGTGATCCAAAATGGGATAAAGAAAACGTATTTTGGGGAAAGCGTATTGGTAGTCCTATTAACTCTACTGTAATAGATAAAACTGAATTTATAAAATGGATCAAAAAAAATAAAATTCAAAAGATTATTTTTAACGAACAAAGTTGGTTTCCTCCTGTCTTATGGTGTAAAGATTTAAATATAACTACTATTGCATATATTGATTATTACACCGAAAAAACAATCCCTTTATTTGAAGCTTTTGACTATTTGATATGTAATACAAAGAGACATTATAATGCTTTTAAATGGCATACAGGTGCAACATACATTCCTTGGGGAACTAATGTTGACTTGTTTAAGCCTAAATCAGAAAAAAATTGTTTAGTTGATACTGATAATATTACTATTTTTCATTCTGCAGGTATGAATCCGATTAGAAAAGGTACAGATCAATTATTGGAGGCTCTTTACAATGCTAATGTTCAAAATACCAAGCTTATTATTCATACACAAGTTGAATTGAATGAAATCTTCCCTGAACTAAAATCCAAAATATCTAAGCTATTGATTAACAAAAAGTTAAAGGTAATTACTAAAACTATTACTGCACCAGGATTATACAAGGAAGGAGATGTATATATATATCCAGCCCGGTTAGATGGTTTAGGATTAACTATAGCAGAAGCAATAAGTAGTGGTTTGGCTTTGATTGTACCAGATAACCCCCCGATGAACGAATTTGTGCATTTTAATTTCGGCAAAGTTATAAAAATAGATAAAATGTTTACACGATCAGATGGATATTACTGGCCACAATGCGAGATTAACATATTACATTTAACTAAAATCATTGAAGAACTTGAATCATCTAAAAAAGAAATAGTAGATAAGAAAAAAGCTGCAAGAATTTATGCTCTTGAAAACCTCAATTGGAATAAAAACAGTAAATCCCTATTGATGTTAATTGCAAAACCTATAGAGGAATCAAAAACTTTAAACACTGAGGTTTTAAAAAAAATAAATGAGTTTGAGAATTCTGGTCAAAATAAACTTAATCGAATTTATTTAATTTTTTATCCATTTTCTAAATTTCTTTTAAATATTTTATTAAGAAAACTGTGA
- the wecB gene encoding non-hydrolyzing UDP-N-acetylglucosamine 2-epimerase, producing the protein MKKLKVMTVVGTRPEIIRLSRVLTALDTSEAIDHILVHTGQNYDYELNQIFFDDLEIRKPDYFLEAAGKTATETIGNILIKVDPLLEEIQPDAFLVLGDTNSCLCAIPAKKRHIPIFHMEAGNRCFDQRVPEETNRKIVDHTADINLTYSDIAREYLLHEGLPADHIIKTGSPMFEVLNHYMSKIESSNVLERLSLKKHNYFVVSAHREENISNENNFTNLMESLNQIAKQYKLPIIVSTHPRTRNMIEKKKIEMRPEIQFLKPLGFNDYNALQMQSHTVLSDSGTISEESSILNFRALNIREAHERPEAMEEASVMMVGLSPTRILQGLNQVTSQEVESKRNFREVSDYSMPNVSEKVVRIIISYTDYVKRVVWNEN; encoded by the coding sequence ATGAAAAAATTAAAAGTAATGACAGTTGTTGGTACACGACCAGAAATAATACGATTATCTCGTGTGCTAACAGCATTGGACACATCAGAAGCGATTGATCATATATTGGTTCATACCGGGCAAAACTATGATTACGAATTAAACCAGATATTCTTTGATGATCTTGAAATTAGAAAACCCGATTACTTTTTAGAAGCTGCGGGTAAAACTGCTACCGAAACAATAGGAAATATATTGATAAAAGTAGATCCATTATTAGAAGAAATTCAACCAGATGCCTTTTTAGTATTGGGTGACACAAATAGTTGTTTATGTGCCATTCCTGCGAAGAAAAGGCACATTCCTATTTTTCACATGGAAGCAGGTAACCGATGTTTTGATCAACGAGTACCAGAAGAAACCAATCGTAAAATAGTGGATCACACTGCTGATATCAACCTTACCTATAGTGATATTGCCCGAGAATATTTACTGCATGAAGGGTTACCTGCAGACCACATAATAAAAACTGGTTCGCCTATGTTTGAAGTATTGAATCACTATATGTCAAAAATTGAATCATCGAATGTTTTAGAAAGACTGTCCCTTAAAAAGCACAATTACTTTGTGGTATCTGCGCATCGCGAAGAAAACATTAGTAATGAAAATAACTTTACCAATTTAATGGAAAGTTTGAATCAAATTGCTAAACAATATAAATTGCCAATTATTGTTAGTACACACCCCCGCACCCGTAACATGATTGAAAAGAAGAAAATTGAAATGCGTCCTGAAATTCAATTTTTAAAACCTTTGGGATTCAATGATTATAATGCTTTGCAAATGCAATCACATACAGTATTAAGCGATTCGGGTACAATTTCAGAAGAATCTTCAATTTTAAATTTTAGAGCGCTAAATATTCGTGAAGCACACGAAAGACCTGAAGCTATGGAAGAGGCATCTGTAATGATGGTGGGATTAAGCCCAACTCGAATTTTGCAAGGTTTAAATCAAGTTACATCCCAAGAGGTTGAAAGTAAAAGAAATTTTCGTGAAGTTTCTGATTATAGTATGCCTAATGTATCAGAGAAAGTTGTAAGGATTATTATATCTTATACTGATTATGTTAAACGTGTAGTCTGGAACGAAAACTAA